The Girardinichthys multiradiatus isolate DD_20200921_A chromosome Y, DD_fGirMul_XY1, whole genome shotgun sequence genome has a window encoding:
- the LOC124863875 gene encoding eukaryotic translation initiation factor 1b produces the protein MSAIQNLQTFDPFADATKGDDRLPAGTEDYIHIRIQQRNGRKTLTTVQGISADYDKKKLVKAFKKKFACNGTVIEHPEYGEVIQLQGDQRKNICQFLIEIDLAKEEQLKVHGF, from the exons ATGTCCGCTATCCAGAACCTCCAAACTTTTG ACCCCTTTGCTGATGCAACTAAGGGTGATGACCGCCTCCCAGCCGGGACAGAGGACTACATCCACATAAGAATCCAACAGCGGAACGGCAGGAAGACCCTCACTACTGTCCAGGGTATCTCGGCCGACTATGACAAGAAGAAGCTAGTCAAGGCCTTCAAGAAG aAGTTCGCCTGCAATGGGACAGTGATTGAGCACCCGGAGTATGGTGAAGTAATCCAACTTCAGGGAGATCAGCGCAAGAATATCTGCCAGTTTTTGATTGAG ATTGATCTGGCCAAAGAGGAGCAGCTCAAAGTCCACGGCTTCTAG